The following is a genomic window from Citrifermentans bemidjiense Bem.
CGGCATGGGGCTCCCCCCGGTCGTGGTCGGCCTGTTTGTCTCCATCCTCCTCTGGAGAAACGGCCCGCTCGGGTTCCTGGAGCTCCTGTACACTCCGACTGCGATCGTCATCGCCCAGTCGGTGATCGCCACTCCCATCGTCATGGGGATAACCATCGGCGCCATGCAGAACCTCCCGGCCAACCTGAGGCTGCAGATCCTTGCGCTCGGGGCGACGCGGGTCCAGATGGTCTGGATGCTGGTGAAGGAGGCGAGGCTTCCGCTGATGGCGGGGGTCATGGCCGGGTTCGGCGGCGTCATCTCCGAGGTCGGCGCCTCCATTATGGTGGGGGGCAACGTGAGAGGCTATACGCGCGTACTCACTACGGCAACTGTGATGGAAACGGGGAGGGGGAATTTCGACATAGCGATTGCCCTTTCCGTTATCCTTCTGTTATTCTGCTTCGCGATCAACATCGTACTGACCTACATTCAGCAGCGGGAAAGACCTAGATGACACAGCAGCAAATAGTGCTTGAACAAAAAGATTTGAGGGTAGATCGAGGTGGTGTCCAGATACTCGACATACCCTCTTTTTGTTTGTACGAAAACGAGTTCGTCTCTCTCATCGGACCAAACGGCGCGGGTAAATCGACCCTGCTTCTTTCCCTGATGGGGCTGATGCAGCGCCGAAGCGGAACCCTCAGATATAAAGGCGAGGAGATCCGCACCGAGGCCGACTTTCTCCAATTGCGCCGCAAGATGGCGATGGTGCTCCAGGAACCGCTTCTGTTCGACAGCACCATCTACGACAACGTGGCGAGCGGTCTGAAGTTCAGGGGGATGGGGCGGGACGAGATCCGCAGCCGGGTGATGACCTACCTGGAGCGCTTCAACCTCGCCGACATGGCCCAGCGCTCGGCCCGCAAGCTCTCCGGCGGCGAGGCCCGCCGCGTCAGCCTCGCGCGCGCCTTCGCGGTCGAGCCCGAGCTGATCTTCTTCGACGAGCCGTTCGCTAACCTCGATCCCCCCACTCGACAGGCGCTCACCGAGGACATGGACCGGATCATCCGGGAGAAAGGGATCTCGGCGGTGCTGGTCACCCACGACCAGTCCGAGGCGCTCAGGATGTCCGATCGGATCGTGGTCATGAACAGCGGAAGGCTGGTGCAGGAAGGGACGCCGGCCGCGGTGATGAACCACCCGGTCAACGAGTTCGTCGCCAACTTCGTCGGCATGGAGACCATCCTGGAAGGAGAAGTCATCAGTAACCACGAGCAGCAGGTGGCGGTTGCGGTGTGCGGGCAGGAGGTCGATACGGTGGGGGATGCAGAACCGGGCGATCATGTTTATTGCTGCATCAGGCCCGAGAATGTCAGCGTCAGCACCAGTTTTCCTAAGGAAAAAACCAGCGTCAGGAACCTGTTTCCAGGGACCATCACCGAGATCTCCTCCATGGGGCCCTTCCTCAAACTCCGGCTCGACTGCGATTTCCAATTGACCTCTTACGTGACCCGTGAATCCTTCACCGAACTAGCCCTTTATGAAGGAAGACCGGTTTTCGCCTCCTTCAAAGCGACCTCCGTTCACATCATTCGCAGGCGGGCCGGCTAGACAAAAGCCTAAGGCACTTACCACAGAGGACACAGAGGTACACAGAGGAAAATCTGAGGAAACCAAAACAAAGGCCTCTGGGTTCAACCCAAAGTCTTTTGCCTTTCTCTGCGACCTCCGTGATCCTCTGTGACCTCTGTGGTAAAGCTTTTAAGGAGTTTGCATGACCTTTGAAGAGATCTATCAGGAGTTCCAGCCCAAGATAACCCGTTATCTCTGCAGTTTCATGTCCGAGGAAGAAGCGCTCGAAGTGAGCCAGGCGGTTTTCCTGAAGGTGAGCCAATCCCTCGAAAGCTTCAGGGCGGAATCCTCCCTCTCCACCTGGATCTACCGGATCGCCACCAACGCCGCGCACGACCACGCCTCTTTGTCCATGACCAAGCAAAGGCGGGCTGAGCAACTGCTCGACGAGGACCAGTCCCTGGACGATTTCGTGCGCGAGGACGACCCGGAGACCGACTGGGAGTACATCCGGAGCGAGATGGGGTGCTGTATCCGCGGGATGGTGGACGGCCTGCCGGAAAAGCTCCGCGAGGTCCTGGTCTTGAGCGAGTTCGAGGGACTTTCCAATGCCGAGATTGCAGATGTTTTGAAGGCGAGTCTCGACACCGTGAAGATCCGGCTCCACCGGGCGCGGAAGGCCTTGCGCGAGGCGATGGGAGCCGGGTGCGACTTCTACCGCGACGAGCGCAACCAACTGATGTGCGACCGAAAGGCGCAGTAAAAAAAAGGGGACAGGCTACTTTAAAGGGGACAGGCTACTTTTTGATTTGAAAAAGTAGCCTGTCCCCTTTTTTGTATCCTTTTTCGTGGAAGCCCGTCTGTAGGGGGTGAAGCAGTCAAATCTACAGACGGAGCGAAACCATGGACAGGAAAAAGTGTTGCGACAAGATGATGGGCGGCGGGGCTACCGACGGTTACGAGGTGGCGCGAATAGCCAAGGCACCGGGAGGTTGCAGCTTGTGCGAGGACTTCGCCAAGAAAAATGAGGCGAAACCGGTGGCGGTAATGTGCTGCGAAGGGGCCTGCCTGAGAGGGGAGGTGGCGCGTCGGGCCGCGAACATCATCTGCCACGAGTTGGCGAAGGACAAGACAGTCAGGATCTGCCTGGGCGGAGCCTTCACGAAAGACACCGGCCAGCGCGGCCTGGTGCGTAACTCCGGCCGCCTGATAGCGCTTGAAGGGTGCGGCGTCAACTGCTCCTCCCGCATGATGCAAGGGGTGATCGAAGGGCTGACTCCCGAGCTGATCATTGCGGACCGCCTGTACGAGTTCGACCGGCAGCTGTTCGGAGTGGACGAGGCGACGTCGGAGGAGATAGGCGCCTGGGCCCGCACCGTCGCTGTCAAAATCGCCGCTACATTGTAGGCGGAAAAAGGCACTCACCACAGAGGTCCACTGAGGAACCACAGAGGAAAAGCAAAAGCCTAAAGCCTTTGGGTTAAACCAAAAAGCTTTAGGCTTTTCCTGTTTCTGTTTTTCCTCCGTGAACCTCTGTGGTAAAGCTTGTGCTTTTGGTTTTAGCTCTGTGGTTCCTCTGTGTCCTCTGTGGTGAAAGCCTTTGCTTCTCCGTTTTGGGGTTTGCAAAAAGGGCGTCTGGGTTATATATTGCTGCGCGCATGTAAAACCTATGAAAGAAAGAGGAATACCAATGTCTAGCCTGCCGCAATGCCCTTCCTGCAAGTCCGAATACACCTACGAGGACGGGAGCCTGTATGTCTGTCCCGAGTGCGGCAATGAGTGGCCGCAAGCCGCCGCTGAGAGTGAAGCATCCGACAGCGTCGTGCGCGATGCCTTCGGCAATGTCCTCAACGACGGCGATTCCGTCACCGTCATCAAGGATCTTAAGATTAAAGGCTCGTCCTCGGTAGTGAAGGTCGGCACCAAGGTGAGGAACATCCGCATCGTCTCGGGGGACCACGACATCGACTGCAAGATCGACGGCATCGGCGCGATGCAGCTCAAATCTGAGTTCGTGAAGAAGGCCTGATTGTAAAGTAGAGCGAAGATTTTGGAGGAGCAGCATATGCGAGTCCTGTTGATTTCCGCGAATACTGAAACCATGAACATGGTGCCGCTCCCGTTGGGGCTCAACTGCGTGGCCGTCGCCACCGGTAACGCGGGTCACGAGGTGCGACTGCTCGACCTGATGGGGGGAGGCGACAACGACTCGCTCATCCGGGCCGCCATCGATACTTTCCGTCCGGAGGTGATCGGCATCTCGGTCCGTAATGTGGACAACCAGAGCATGGCGGACACCAAGTTCCTCCTGGAGCCGGTAAGGGAAACGGTCGCCCTTTGCAGGAGCTTGTCCTATGCGCCGACGGTCGTGGGCGGCGCCGCTTTCAGCATCTTCCCCGCGGCGATGCTGGATTACCTCGGCGCCGACATGGGTATCTGCGGCGAAGGGGAGCTGGCCTTCACGGAGCTTGTCGACGCCCTGCAGCGGGGAGGGGAACTTTCCGGCATTGCCGGCCTTTGCCTCCCGGGAAAGCCGGTGCAGATGGGCTCGGCCGCGAGGGGGGGCTTGGAAGGGCTTCCTTTTCCGGACCCTTCCCTTTGGTCGGTTCCGGCGGGGCGGGCGGACGAGCTCTGGATCCCGCTGCAGACCAGGCGCGGCTGCCCGATGCGTTGCAGCTACTGCTCCACCCCCGCCCTGGAGGGGACGGCGATCAGGATGCATCCGGTCGAGACCGTCTTGGAAGCGCTCTCCCGCCATGTCGCCGCCGGGTTCAATAACTTCTACTTTGTCGACAACACCTTCAACTTTCCCCCCGACTACGCGAAGCGCCTGTGCGACGCCATCGTCTCTGCCCAACTCGGCATCCGCTGGCGCTGCATCCTCTATCCCGGATTCGTGGACGAGGAGATGGTCTCCAAGATGGCCCGCGCCGGCTGCGTCGAGGTGAGCCTCGGGTTCGAGAGCGGGTCGTCCCTCATCCTGAAAAACCTCAACAAGAAGTACGACCTTGACCGGGTCCGCGATGCTTCCGAACTCCTCCGGCGCCACGGCATCGCCAGGATGGGGTTCCTCATGTTCGGCGCGCCCGGTGAAACCAGGGAGACGGTGCAGGAAAGCCTCGACTTCGCCGATTCCCTGCAGCTAGACATGCTGAAGCTCTCCACCGGGATCCGCATCTACCCCGACACGCCTCTAGCCGAGACGGCCAGAAGGGAAGGGGTGATCGCCGGGGATGACGACCTGCTCCTTCCCCGCTTCTATCAGGCTCCGGGCCTGGATGAGTGGCTTGGGCCGCTGCTGGCTGACTGGATGAAGACCCGCCCCTACTGTATCAGCTAGCGGGTTTTAGGTAGAAAAGACTTGGGTAGAAGCGATTCTTTGGCTATACTGCCTGGCTTTCCTACCGCAATGATTGAAAAGGAACTTGAATGGATTGGTTGACCATTTTGGGTATCTCCGTGGCCTTGGCCATGGATGCTTTCGCCGTAGCCTTGGCCGCAGGTGCCGTCATCAGCCCGATCACCGGGCGCCACCTGTTCCGCCTGGGCTTTCATTTCGGCCTGTTCCAGGCGCTGATGCCCATCGGAGGCTGGCTCCTCGGCATGACCGTGCAGAAATGGATCTCCGCCTATGACCACTGGATCGCTTTCGGCCTTCTGGCCTATGTCGGCGGCAGGATGGTGCACGAAGCGTTCGAAGAGGACGACGAAGAAAAAACCCCCTCCGATCCGACGAAGGGGATGACCATGGTGATGCTGTCGGTGGCGACCAGCATCGACGCCTTTGCGGTCGGCTTGAGTATCGCCATGCTGGGGGTCAGCGTCTGGCTCCCCGCAACGGTAATCGGCCTGGTTGCCGGTGTTCTCACCGTGGCGGGGATGCTGCTGGGGCGGCGCCTGGGGGAAAAATGGGGCAAGCGCGTGGAGATCTGCGGAGGTCTCGTACTGTGTCTCATAGGTCTTAAGATCCTGTTGGAACACACACTCCTCAAATAAGCATTTCGACGGCAGGCACTGGAAAAGGGCACGTTCATAGAGCGTGCCCTTTTCTTTATCGTGGAGTCGTCACTTACCGCACCATGATAATCCTGACTAGTTATTGTCAGAGCGGACAGAGTGCTGAGACAGCGATATGAGGCAGGAGTTGACTGTGGAGGTGCCAGGTATACAGACCAGACCTTGAACTGTGACAGAAGCTATGTATATTTAGCACAACAAAAACGCTGAATGTCAGCTGTATTTAGGCAAAGCGCGCAGCGCATGAGGGATCGATGAGCCAGAACAGCAACGAGGGCGACAATCTGTACCGCTACATCGTCGACATGATCCCCCAGATCGTCTGGACGGCCACGCCGGACGGAGGGCAGGATTTCGCCAACCTGCGCTGGTACGAGTTCAACGGCCTAACGCCGGGGGAGCCCGATCCCGAGCCCTGGCGCAGCATCATCCATCCGGACGACGTGGCCATGACGGCCGAAAAGTGGCAGAATTCGCTGGCGACCGGGGAGCCTTACTACTGCCTGCACCGAAACAAAAGGCACGACGGCGAGTACCGCTGGATGCTGTCGCGTGCGCTGGCGCAAAAGGACGAGCATGGGCGGGTGGTCCGCTGGATCGGCAGCGGAACGGACATCACGGAGCAGAAGATAGCCGAGGCGGAGCTGATACGGTACCGCGACCACCTGGAAGAGCTGGTCCGGGAGCGGACGACGGAATTGGTCCTGGCCAAGGAGGTGGCGGAGGTTGCGGCCAAGGCGGTTCGGGAAGCGAACGAACTGCTGGAAAAACGGGTAGAGGAGCGGACCGAGGAACTGAGGAGGACCGAAAAGGAGCTGCGCCATGCGCAGAAGATGGAGGCTATCGGGACCCTCGCGGCGGGTATCGCGCACGATTTCAACAACATCCTTACCTCCATCCTCGGATTCACCGACATGGTCCTGCACAAGATCCCCGAAGAAGGGACGGGGCGGCGGGAGATGGAGCAGGTGTTCGTAGCGGCGCAGCGAGCCGCGGACCTGGTGCGCCAAATCCTCAGTTTCAGCAGGAGAAGCGATCAGGAAAGGAAGCCGGTGCACCTCTCCGATATCGTCGAAGAGGCCTGCAAGCTGCTTCGTTCCTCGCTCCCTGCCACCGTGGAGATCGGCACGGAATGTTTTGCTTCCGAGGATGAAGACAAGGTCCTGGCCGACCCGATACAACTGCACCAGGTGCTGATGAACCTTTGCACCAACGCGGCACACGCCATGCAGCCTGAAGGCGGGATGCTGACCATCACGCTGACCGCGGTTGCGGCAGGATCGCCGGGGCTGCGCTCTCTTCCTCTCTTTCTTTCGCGGGACTACATCAGGGTTGCCGTAAGGGACACTGGGCGCGGTATAGAGCCCTCGGTGCTGGAGAGGATCTTCGACCCCTATTTCACCACCAAGCCGGTGGGGGAGGGGACGGGGCTAGGCCTCGCCGTGGTGCAGGGAATCGTGAAAAACCACGGGGGCGCCATCACGGTTCATAGCGAACCGGGAAAGGGAACCTGCTTCGAGGTTTTTCTCCCTACCGTGATTGGCGACGTGCTCCATGAGGCACAGATTCCAGAGCAGCTTCTGCACGGCTCGGAGCGGATCCTGTTCGTCGACGACGAGGAATCGCTCACCGTCCTTGGCAAGGGTATCCTGGACGCGCTCGGCTACAGCGTGGTCACCACCAACAGCAGCCGCAGGGCACTGGAGATGTTCCGAGCCGACCCCGCCATTTTCGACCTGGTGATTACCGACCTGACCATGCCTGGGTTGGCCGGAAAGGCCTTAGCCAAAGAGATCCATGCCCTGAGACCGGACCTCCCCATCATCCTTTGCACCGGGTACACGGAGAGCTTCGACGAGAAGGACCGGGAATACGGCATCCGCGCCTGCCTGATGAAGCCTTACACCTCGAAGATGCTGGGGCAGACCATACGGATGGTGCTGGGAGGGAAGACGACGTCAACCTGTTGAGGGGGTAGCTATGTGGAATTACGTGTCCCAGGCCCTGACGGCGCTGGTCTGTTTCGCCTTCATGGTGCTGTTCATGACGGCCGCGGTGAAACGCGGCGTTTCCGTCCAGTTTTCCATGTTCGTGCTTTCGCTGGTGCTCACTTTCAGCTTCGGGATCTGGTCTTACGGGGATTGGGGGATGTGGCCGCAGTGGAAAGCGGCGGTCCCCTTGCTGGTTGGGGCGGGGCTTTGCAGCGTGGTCGGCAACTGGGCCATGTTTCTCGCCACCTCCTCCAGCGCCAATGCCGGCTACGCCTTGGCGATCATCGGGTGCCAGTCCGCCCTGGTGCTGCTCCTGGCCTACTGGTTTCTGGGGGGGGATATGCACTGGCTGCGGCTTTTGGGGATAGCGGTCTGCATCCTGGGGGTGGTCATCATCAGCTGGCCGCTTCAGGGAAGCTCTCCCGGCGATCCGGATATGGCCTCGAAAGGAGGGGGTGTTACTTCGGGCCGGTGACCCTTTAAGCCGATGCCTGACCCGGGCAGGCGAGGGTGATACGGATGTCGCCGCGGGATTTCCTCAGGATGACGGTCAGTTCCGTCTGCTGCAGGGCTTCAACCACGACCCTCTGCCCCTTGCGCACCGTGAGCCTGTCTCCCTGCTGCAGGCAATAATCGCGCGTATCCTCCGAATTGGTCACCCATGCCTCTCCCGAGTTGACCGTTACCGCCTCGATGGCGGCGCCTGCTTTGAACGCCAGCAACTCTCCCTTACAGAGCAGATATTTCATGCGACCTCCTCCTCTCAAAACCTCGTCCGGTAGGCAAGCGGGGTGACCCCCATCTCCCGGATAAAGACGCGCCTCATCTGTTCGGCGCAGGTGAAACCGCTCTCGGCGGCGACCCTGTCCAGGGAGAGCGCGTCATCCTCCATCAGGTTTATCGAGCGCTCCAGGCGCAGTTGGTCGAGATACCTGGCCGGTGTCTTCCCCGTCTCCCGCAGGAAAACCCTGGCGAAATTGCGCGGGCTCATCGCCGCCCGCCCGGCCAGTTCTTCCACTGTAACTTTGCGGCAGTGATTATCCTTGAGCCAGGCAAGCAGGGCGGCAAGCTGTCCCCCCTCCACCATCTGGGCGCGCAGCTGTGTGCTGAACTGTGTCTGCCCCCCCGGCCTCTTCAGGAACATGACCAGGCGCCGGGCCACTGTAAGCGCCATCTTCCTGCCGAAATCCTCCTCGACCAGCGCGAGCGCCAGGTCCATCCCCGCGGTGACCCCGGCCGAAGTGGCGATCTCCCCGTCACGCGTGTAGATGGCGTCCTGCTCCACTATGACCTGCGGGTATTCCCTGGCCAGCCGCTCCAAGTCCATCCAGTGGGTGGTGGCGCGCCGCCCGTCGAGGAGCCCAGCCTCGGCGAGGAGAAAGGCGCCGGTACAGACCGATACCACGCGCCTGGCCAGTGCTGGCGTCGAGCGCAGCCACTGCACCAGATGCTCGTTTTTCAGGGCCTCCGCCAGGGCGTCGTCCGGGCTCCCCGGTACGAAGATGGTGTCCGTGTCACCGGATAGCTCCTGCCAGGCGAGGTCCGCCACCAGCCTTATGCCCGGCGAGGAAGCGAAGGGGCCCGGTCGCTCTGCCATCAGCAGCACCTCGTAGCCGCACTTCAGCGCCTCTTCGTCCCCAAGGCAGCGGTTCAGCATGTTGAAGACTTCTATGGGGCCGGTGACGTCGAGCAGTTCGGCACCATGGTATGCCGCTACCGCTATCCTGCGCCGCCCGGTGCTCTCTATGTTCGATATGGTAGTGGTTTTTTTCATGGGGGGATAATTGCACAAGGTCGGCTGAGGTTCAAGGACAATGGACCAGCAGATCCTGCCATTTTGACGGTCATCCATTTCCAGCTCTCCCCCTTCCTTGACGGCATGCGCGCCGTAGCGCTACGGTCCGCGAAGGCAGGAGGGGACACCTACCCCCACCCCCTGACCCCCTCCCGCTGTATGGACCGGGGTCAAGGTTTACAGTTGTTCGGGGACATGGTTTACACTTTTTGTTCTTTGAGATCGACTTCTGCGATTTTCTGGCTGCAGAAATAAACGCCATATTCGCCATCGCGTATGGTTGGCCGAAATGCCACCGGCTGCCCCCTGAGCGCCTTCGCGAGGCGCACACATCGGCCTTTGAATGACACCTTACCCTCGGCCTGGACCTTTCGGATCTCGTCGTCTGGGGCGTACTGAATCTCGGGCAGTATTTCTGAGTAAGTCCGCCGGCTAGGCTTATAACGCGTCATCGGAGTTTCCATACCTAGTGATTCGTGTGGGCGCTCCAAGTTGTAGCAATGCCTGAAGGTGTCGAATCTAAGCTGGCAGTCAGCTAGGTCTTCGAAGACTCTTCCAGCGATTGCTTCTGCAACCAGAGTTCTGTGAAACCGCTCGTCCTTACCCTGTGTTTGAGGATGATAGGGGCGAGAGTGGCTGACCCGTATCTCGTTTCTGATAAGCCAGACCGTTAATGGCGTAAGGTCGTTGTATTGATCGTTACCCCATGGGCTGCCATTGTCCATGGTCATTCGATATGGCAATCCATATTGCCTGAATGCCTCAATCAAAGCAGCTTTAACCGTTTCTGTTCGCTCATTGGCACAGGCTACAAGCACCACACTAAACCGGGAATGGTCATCCAGAACAGTCAACGGATGACAGCGACCATGATGCTTCATCGGAATACTGCCCTTGAAATCCATCTGCCATAGGTCGTTTGGGTATGGGTGCTCGAACCGTTGGAAAGCAGTATGTTTATCTGACTCAGCTGGATCAATGCAGCCGTTGCGGCGCAAGATTGCTGTTATGGTCGAAGGTACAGGCACCCCCTGATGCCCAAGTTTTTCAAGACGCTTACGTAGCTTACGTGCTCCCCAAGCCTGATGTTCTTCGCGAAGCTTGAGAATAGCATCTTCGGTCGCAGTGACCGTCTTATGTGGACAGGTCAGTGGCTTGCGAGATAAGTCAATTAGGCCTTCGACGCCGGTTTCAAGGAACCTGCTAATCCATTTGTAGCCGGTCGGACGGCTGATGTTAAAGCGTTTGCAAAGGAAGGCTATGTTGCTGCCTTCCTGCAACGCCAAATGAACGAACTCGAATCTCAGGGTCATAGTATCCACCGGTCGCCAAGGCATGGTCTCCCTCCTCCGAGGAAAGGTCATTCTTGGCAAAAGTGTTAACTATGTCCCCGAACATTTGTAAACCATGTCCCCAGTCTATACACCCGCAAGGGGAGGGGGGACTAGGCGGGAGGGGGACTGATTCGGCATTGGAAAGTCCTTCTTCGTTACCCCTTCAGCGCGTTCACCAGTAGTTCGTAATCCTCCAGCAGCGCCTGCAGGTCCTCTTCATGCTCGACTTCCTGCTGCAGAATGGTGAGCACCATGTTGTAGGTCACCGGATCCTTCTCCCGGGTGATGTCCAAGAGCCGCTTGTACACCCCTATCGCGCACTGCTCTCCCTTTATGTTCTGCTCCAGCAGGGTCTTCACGAACGGGTCGTCCGGGGCGTCGTAGCCGCAGTTGCTGAACTTGTACCAGTCTTCCGGGCGGGTCACCGGCGTTCCTCCCAGCTGGATGATGCGCATCGCCACGAGGTCCGCGTGCGCCAGTTCTTCGGTGGCATGGATCAGTAGTTCCGCGCCCACCGCGTCCTTCATCGGGCCCTTCACCACCTTGGCCCCGAGCCAGTACTGGTAGTAGGCGAACCATTCGTCGCTGTAAGCGCGCTGCAAAAGGCCCAGCAGTTCCTCCACATCCATTCCGACAATTTCGCGCCCCTTTGATCCCATCTTCTGTCTCCTTTTATGGTCTTAGTTCGCCTGAAATACAGGCATAGCAAGCGAGAATGGTAGCAGTATACAAGGTGCCACTGGATGCGCAAACGGCGTCAGTGACAAAGGCTTTTGCTGATTCAGGGATTACTGATCCCAGTGTCGCTGACGGAGCGGATATGACAGAGATTCGCTTTTGCCACAGCGTCCAAACTCAGAGTCGGGAAAACCCCTGCGGCAAAATAGCCCCCTCCCTGTCCCTCCCCCTCCGGGGGCGGGTACGTTGAAGCCTCTCCGCCTCCTGGGACGGGAACGCTAATGCCTCTTTGCTCCTCCCCCTCCGGGGGGACGTTGAGGCTTCTGCTCCTCCCCCTGGAGGGGGGAGGTCGGGAGGGGGGATGCTGGGAGCAATATCTCGCCGCTGTATTAGCCTATTAACAGGTTGACGCTCGGCTCGTCTTGGCGTATAGCTTCAAAGCTATCCCACCCATGTGAAGCCTGTGTTGCGCGTCCTAATGTGCAAAACTGCGCCTTTCGCCGGCTCGCTGCCAGTAAGGAAGAGAAACGTGAAGAACAAGATCGCCTGCTTTTCCCCGTCGCATGAAGAGATCCCCGCTCCCTACCGCATCGATGCCCCTATCCGCCAGGATTACTACCTGATAAACGGCGAGTTGAGACGCTGGGACGGCCCGCTGCAGGAGGTGGTGTCGCCGGTCCAGGTGAAGTCTG
Proteins encoded in this region:
- a CDS encoding manganese efflux pump MntP, translated to MDWLTILGISVALAMDAFAVALAAGAVISPITGRHLFRLGFHFGLFQALMPIGGWLLGMTVQKWISAYDHWIAFGLLAYVGGRMVHEAFEEDDEEKTPSDPTKGMTMVMLSVATSIDAFAVGLSIAMLGVSVWLPATVIGLVAGVLTVAGMLLGRRLGEKWGKRVEICGGLVLCLIGLKILLEHTLLK
- a CDS encoding DMT family transporter, whose protein sequence is MWNYVSQALTALVCFAFMVLFMTAAVKRGVSVQFSMFVLSLVLTFSFGIWSYGDWGMWPQWKAAVPLLVGAGLCSVVGNWAMFLATSSSANAGYALAIIGCQSALVLLLAYWFLGGDMHWLRLLGIAVCILGVVIISWPLQGSSPGDPDMASKGGGVTSGR
- a CDS encoding ABC transporter permease, which codes for MDIILEGIIKAFQLLVSLDGEVLGIALLSLKVSGLATLISLVLGISVGTLVALNTFPGKKILVSVVNTGMGLPPVVVGLFVSILLWRNGPLGFLELLYTPTAIVIAQSVIATPIVMGITIGAMQNLPANLRLQILALGATRVQMVWMLVKEARLPLMAGVMAGFGGVISEVGASIMVGGNVRGYTRVLTTATVMETGRGNFDIAIALSVILLLFCFAINIVLTYIQQRERPR
- a CDS encoding ABC transporter ATP-binding protein, which codes for MTQQQIVLEQKDLRVDRGGVQILDIPSFCLYENEFVSLIGPNGAGKSTLLLSLMGLMQRRSGTLRYKGEEIRTEADFLQLRRKMAMVLQEPLLFDSTIYDNVASGLKFRGMGRDEIRSRVMTYLERFNLADMAQRSARKLSGGEARRVSLARAFAVEPELIFFDEPFANLDPPTRQALTEDMDRIIREKGISAVLVTHDQSEALRMSDRIVVMNSGRLVQEGTPAAVMNHPVNEFVANFVGMETILEGEVISNHEQQVAVAVCGQEVDTVGDAEPGDHVYCCIRPENVSVSTSFPKEKTSVRNLFPGTITEISSMGPFLKLRLDCDFQLTSYVTRESFTELALYEGRPVFASFKATSVHIIRRRAG
- a CDS encoding RNA polymerase sigma factor, which encodes MTFEEIYQEFQPKITRYLCSFMSEEEALEVSQAVFLKVSQSLESFRAESSLSTWIYRIATNAAHDHASLSMTKQRRAEQLLDEDQSLDDFVREDDPETDWEYIRSEMGCCIRGMVDGLPEKLREVLVLSEFEGLSNAEIADVLKASLDTVKIRLHRARKALREAMGAGCDFYRDERNQLMCDRKAQ
- a CDS encoding putative zinc-binding protein; protein product: MDRKKCCDKMMGGGATDGYEVARIAKAPGGCSLCEDFAKKNEAKPVAVMCCEGACLRGEVARRAANIICHELAKDKTVRICLGGAFTKDTGQRGLVRNSGRLIALEGCGVNCSSRMMQGVIEGLTPELIIADRLYEFDRQLFGVDEATSEEIGAWARTVAVKIAATL
- a CDS encoding B12-binding domain-containing radical SAM protein, translating into MRVLLISANTETMNMVPLPLGLNCVAVATGNAGHEVRLLDLMGGGDNDSLIRAAIDTFRPEVIGISVRNVDNQSMADTKFLLEPVRETVALCRSLSYAPTVVGGAAFSIFPAAMLDYLGADMGICGEGELAFTELVDALQRGGELSGIAGLCLPGKPVQMGSAARGGLEGLPFPDPSLWSVPAGRADELWIPLQTRRGCPMRCSYCSTPALEGTAIRMHPVETVLEALSRHVAAGFNNFYFVDNTFNFPPDYAKRLCDAIVSAQLGIRWRCILYPGFVDEEMVSKMARAGCVEVSLGFESGSSLILKNLNKKYDLDRVRDASELLRRHGIARMGFLMFGAPGETRETVQESLDFADSLQLDMLKLSTGIRIYPDTPLAETARREGVIAGDDDLLLPRFYQAPGLDEWLGPLLADWMKTRPYCIS
- a CDS encoding GlxA family transcriptional regulator is translated as MDDRQNGRICWSIVLEPQPTLCNYPPMKKTTTISNIESTGRRRIAVAAYHGAELLDVTGPIEVFNMLNRCLGDEEALKCGYEVLLMAERPGPFASSPGIRLVADLAWQELSGDTDTIFVPGSPDDALAEALKNEHLVQWLRSTPALARRVVSVCTGAFLLAEAGLLDGRRATTHWMDLERLAREYPQVIVEQDAIYTRDGEIATSAGVTAGMDLALALVEEDFGRKMALTVARRLVMFLKRPGGQTQFSTQLRAQMVEGGQLAALLAWLKDNHCRKVTVEELAGRAAMSPRNFARVFLRETGKTPARYLDQLRLERSINLMEDDALSLDRVAAESGFTCAEQMRRVFIREMGVTPLAYRTRF
- a CDS encoding hybrid sensor histidine kinase/response regulator; this translates as MSQNSNEGDNLYRYIVDMIPQIVWTATPDGGQDFANLRWYEFNGLTPGEPDPEPWRSIIHPDDVAMTAEKWQNSLATGEPYYCLHRNKRHDGEYRWMLSRALAQKDEHGRVVRWIGSGTDITEQKIAEAELIRYRDHLEELVRERTTELVLAKEVAEVAAKAVREANELLEKRVEERTEELRRTEKELRHAQKMEAIGTLAAGIAHDFNNILTSILGFTDMVLHKIPEEGTGRREMEQVFVAAQRAADLVRQILSFSRRSDQERKPVHLSDIVEEACKLLRSSLPATVEIGTECFASEDEDKVLADPIQLHQVLMNLCTNAAHAMQPEGGMLTITLTAVAAGSPGLRSLPLFLSRDYIRVAVRDTGRGIEPSVLERIFDPYFTTKPVGEGTGLGLAVVQGIVKNHGGAITVHSEPGKGTCFEVFLPTVIGDVLHEAQIPEQLLHGSERILFVDDEESLTVLGKGILDALGYSVVTTNSSRRALEMFRADPAIFDLVITDLTMPGLAGKALAKEIHALRPDLPIILCTGYTESFDEKDREYGIRACLMKPYTSKMLGQTIRMVLGGKTTSTC
- a CDS encoding zinc ribbon domain-containing protein YjdM, with product MSSLPQCPSCKSEYTYEDGSLYVCPECGNEWPQAAAESEASDSVVRDAFGNVLNDGDSVTVIKDLKIKGSSSVVKVGTKVRNIRIVSGDHDIDCKIDGIGAMQLKSEFVKKA
- a CDS encoding DUF2917 domain-containing protein — its product is MKYLLCKGELLAFKAGAAIEAVTVNSGEAWVTNSEDTRDYCLQQGDRLTVRKGQRVVVEALQQTELTVILRKSRGDIRITLACPGQASA